In a single window of the Microbacterium sp. Root61 genome:
- a CDS encoding IclR family transcriptional regulator, whose protein sequence is MTGQQEATMTTVPTPASQTLSRGIQILEILADARGPLSIDDIARRLEVHRSVAYRLLRTLEDHGLVTRDGAGQVQLGARMAALAAGVAHDLQAEALPELTAIANELGMTCFLAVLDHDQCITLASVEPRHAVASVAQRPGARHSVLVGAPGKAILSILPSTEWPTGISERLRAEVAEAALRGWATSHDEVIPTVQAVAVPLRLRHGQRPAAIAVVHVGSAEDPAQIAARLQRSAQVIRDALGG, encoded by the coding sequence ATGACCGGGCAACAGGAGGCGACGATGACGACGGTCCCCACGCCGGCCTCGCAGACCTTGAGCCGCGGCATCCAGATTCTCGAGATCCTCGCCGATGCACGCGGACCGCTCTCGATCGACGACATCGCGCGCCGACTGGAGGTGCACCGCTCCGTCGCCTACCGGCTGCTGCGCACCCTGGAGGACCACGGCCTGGTCACGCGCGACGGCGCCGGGCAGGTTCAGCTCGGCGCACGGATGGCCGCCCTCGCCGCAGGAGTAGCCCACGACCTGCAGGCCGAGGCCCTCCCGGAGCTGACCGCGATCGCGAACGAGCTCGGCATGACCTGCTTCCTCGCGGTGCTCGACCACGACCAGTGCATCACGCTCGCGAGCGTGGAGCCCCGCCATGCCGTCGCCTCGGTGGCGCAGCGTCCGGGCGCACGTCATTCTGTCCTCGTCGGTGCGCCGGGCAAGGCGATCCTGTCGATCCTGCCGAGCACGGAATGGCCGACGGGCATCTCGGAGCGACTGCGTGCAGAAGTCGCCGAGGCGGCGCTGCGCGGCTGGGCCACCAGCCACGACGAGGTGATCCCGACCGTCCAGGCGGTCGCGGTTCCGCTGCGCCTGCGCCACGGCCAGCGACCGGCGGCGATCGCCGTCGTCCATGTCGGCAGCGCAGAGGACCCGGCGCAGATCGCGGCCCGACTGCAGCGCTCGGCGCAGGTGATTCGCGACGCCCTCGGCGGCTGA